One window from the genome of Kluyveromyces marxianus DMKU3-1042 DNA, complete genome, chromosome 3 encodes:
- the MRPL49 gene encoding mitochondrial 54S ribosomal protein bL21m (mitochondrial), producing the protein MLRNFSQLLGRPLRPLAGISTSIKPLNLGFVRKTHSEVEKKSSKVDLTPLKLANELYAIFRIHNRPYLVTKGDKVILPFKLKQAEVGDVLNLNDVTTIGSRNFKLVDEPIDTELYTLKATVVEKTKRPLRVREVTKRRNRKVRHATNKADLTVLRISELKVN; encoded by the coding sequence ATGCTTAGGAACTTTAGCCAACTTTTGGGACGCCCTTTGAGGCCATTAGCGGGCATTTCTACTTCTATTAAACCTTTGAACCTCGGTTTTGTTCGGAAGACACATTctgaagttgaaaagaagagcagTAAAGTGGACTTGACACCTTTGAAACTAGCCAATGAACTATACGCTATATTCAGAATTCATAACAGGCCATACTTGGTGACAAAGGGAGACAAGGTGATTCTTCCATTCAAATTGAAACAAGCAGAAGTGGGAGATGTGCTGAATTTGAACGATGTGACCACGATTGGATCGCGTAACTTCAAGCTAGTAGACGAGCCTATCGACACTGAACTATATACACTCAAGGCTACTGTGGTGGAAAAGACGAAACGTCCACTAAGAGTGAGAGAAGTgacaaagagaagaaacagaaaggTACGTCATGCAACGAATAAGGCTGATCTCACCGTCCTAAGAATATCCGAATTGAAGGTCAATTGA